A window of the Pyrodictium abyssi genome harbors these coding sequences:
- a CDS encoding prephenate dehydratase has protein sequence MGVIVRVAFLGPEHSFTHMAAEKLFPGAELVPCSSITRVFQLVESYDADYGVAPVENSLEGPVGETLDNLATTMLHVYAALEMRITLVLAGRRGAGKVYGHPHALREAARSLEKLAPGAELVPTPSTSHAARRAAEEGALCVCSSRAAEAYGLEVIAEGLEDGPNYTRFIVLAWRDQPENAERTSIIAAFPDEPGSLYKFLEPFARHRVNLKMIYSRPIQGKPWHYNFYIDLEGSRLDNRVAEALEEAKARSLFLHVLGSYPVYRG, from the coding sequence GTGGGAGTGATTGTTCGCGTCGCCTTCCTAGGCCCGGAGCACAGCTTCACACACATGGCGGCCGAGAAGCTGTTCCCCGGGGCGGAGCTGGTTCCCTGCAGCAGCATAACCAGGGTGTTCCAGCTGGTAGAGAGCTACGATGCAGACTACGGTGTGGCCCCGGTGGAGAACAGCCTCGAGGGCCCTGTCGGCGAGACCCTAGACAACCTCGCCACTACCATGCTCCACGTGTACGCGGCCCTGGAGATGAGGATAACCCTGGTCCTCGCGGGCCGCAGAGGCGCAGGAAAGGTCTACGGCCACCCTCACGCGCTGCGTGAGGCGGCGCGGAGCCTAGAGAAGCTGGCACCCGGGGCCGAGCTTGTCCCCACGCCTAGCACGAGCCATGCGGCCCGCCGGGCAGCCGAGGAGGGTGCTCTCTGCGTCTGTAGCAGCCGCGCGGCCGAGGCGTACGGCCTGGAGGTGATAGCCGAGGGGCTGGAGGACGGCCCCAATTACACCAGGTTCATAGTGCTAGCCTGGCGTGACCAGCCGGAGAACGCGGAGAGGACGAGCATAATAGCGGCGTTCCCCGACGAGCCGGGCAGCCTCTACAAGTTCCTAGAGCCGTTCGCCCGCCACCGGGTCAACCTGAAGATGATATACTCGCGGCCCATACAGGGGAAGCCTTGGCACTACAACTTCTACATAGACTTGGAGGGTAGCAGGCTCGACAACCGCGTCGCGGAGGCGCTGGAGGAGGCGAAGGCGCGGAGCCTGTTCCTCCACGTGCTCGGCAGCTACCCGGTCTACCGTGGCTAG